From one Plasmodium malariae genome assembly, chromosome: 12 genomic stretch:
- the PmUG01_12030200 gene encoding MSP7-like protein, putative, translating into MHRNFSFCFSSFVLFLLHSASCRNNTNINGVNYNLDDHIVDILKKKLGNIHNIGQNNANDSFNKKLELLKKQIEKIQKYETQYAGKGYDDIYDNELEGFTKKKKKKNFGMDEEDLDNDDENFLGQGKTINKDENEGKEDGDEENEVHGKAVEESGEKDEDDYDDDETADDPESQRIEGNEENQAGETSGGTQVTLEEARQGERNVSGDGVQLAHTHTPVTSNNTLQTPQSGGSLPREGNVPSGETTVRSAEAKEQEAQVPTDAAARSNAQSQLNLRTSAPNGDTTAQPQQNRVASSGDGGQVAVQQVNMKPPKVMYLDKLYDDILSETNKKKEIEVHIYHRKYNALKKQYEFSMDENEYNMVKKLFNECFKEGEGNNSSATNFTNVFKKVLEDNVFHEKFDNVIHGIYGFAKRHSYLSSERINNNDAYKVLFNNALSLINTM; encoded by the coding sequence atgcacagaaatttttctttttgtttttcctcttttgtattatttttgctGCATTCTGCATCGTGCAGAAACAACACTAACATAAATGGGGTGAATTACAATTTGGATGATCATATAGTagatatattgaaaaaaaaactaggtaatatacataatataggACAGAATAATGCTAACGATAGTTTTAACAAAAAACTTGagttattaaaaaagcaaattgaaaaaatacaaaagtaTGAAACTCAGTATGCAGGGAAAGGCTACGACGACATTTATGACAATGAACTAGAAggatttacaaaaaaaaaaaaaaaaaaaaatttcggAATGGACGAAGAAGATTTAGACAATGACGACGAAAATTTTTTGGGACAAGGGAAAACCATAAACAAAGATGAAAACGAAGGTAAGGAGGATGGGGATGAAGAAAATGAAGTGCATGGTAAAGCGGTCGAAGAAAGTGGGGAAAAAGATGAGGACGAttatgatgatgatgaaacTGCTGATGACCCAGAATCTCAAAGAATTGAAGGAAATGAAGAGAATCAAGCTGGAGAAACTTCTGGTGGTACACAAGTTACGTTAGAGGAAGCTAGACAAGGAGAGCGTAATGTATCAGGGGATGGTGTACAACTTGCCCATACACATACACCTGTCACAAGTAATAATACATTGCAAACACCTCAATCAGGTGGATCCTTGCCACGCGAAGGCAATGTGCCGTCAGGGGAAACAACTGTTAGAAGCGCTGAAGCAAAGGAACAAGAAGCACAAGTGCCCACGGACGCTGCTGCAAGATCAAATGCACAATCGCAACTGAATCTACGTACATCAGCCCCAAATGGTGATACAACAGCACAACCTCAACAAAATAGAGTAGCATCGTCAGGAGATGGAGGTCAGGTTGCTGTACAACAGGTCAACATGAAACCACCTAAGGTTATGTACCTAGATAAACTGTATGACGATATCCTTAgtgaaacaaataaaaaaaaagaaatagaagtTCATATATAccatagaaaatataatgctttaaaaaaacaatatgaATTTTCTATGGATGAAAATGAGTATAATATGgttaaaaaactttttaacgAATGTTTCAAAGAAGGGGAAGGAAATAACTCCAGTGCAACTAATTTTActaatgtttttaaaaaggttTTAGAAGATAATGTATTTCATGAAAAATTTGACAATGTCATCCATGGTATTTATGGTTTTGCTAAACGTCATTCGTACTTGAGTAgtgaaagaataaataataacgaTGCATACAAAGTCTTATTTAACAATGCCTTAAGCTTAATAAACACAATGTAA
- the PmUG01_12030400 gene encoding chaperone binding protein, putative produces MNDMEKEGKKNSSKKEENNKVEDENEKELEEKIKGMSLDEKIKNALDLKLEGNNDFKNKNYERAISKYNEGMKYLKNIENKNSKINELEIALYLNLSICYSNVEKYNDAYENVMKVLTIDKKNAKGMFRLCQIEFNRCNFDIAKEKIQNFLKLYPDNVDAKKLLKNIIIKQSEHNKKQKEAFSKIFEKASGLYDDREKEIMRKKKEKYENDMKSRKEKNEKIIDFDEWEVLENEKRKKEDEEQKEKQKEKEREREKEREKEREKEREKEREKEKEKTKKKKKCSSITSNTTNNSSYLDIDEEDQKIIDETKKMGYCYFKKDIKEDDKKFYEKNLPKKIENGINDDDLHLYKNENKAISSWNAAGTTYEEKDMSKWAKSKIEECLTNIHFKNIEKSDHLNLNNENEYNLSNLQYPEILPIQYLSKIDINEINDLSVDAQIVVIRGTKRHIFEFSCNLHVTLYVNITELHIHKVIVEIKELSSELEAGKTWKNYITIKKNDKLKISDKLFNHIYEMLMDKVENQIKLFTEEYSKF; encoded by the coding sequence ATGAATGATATGGAAAAAGAGGGAAAAAAGAATTCatcaaaaaaggaagaaaataataaagtagaGGATGAGAATGAAAAAGAATTGGAAGAAAAGATCAAAGGGATGAGTTTGgatgagaaaataaaaaatgcgTTAGACTTAAAATTAGAAGGGAACaatgattttaaaaataaaaattatgaaagaGCTATTAGCAAATATAATGAAggaatgaaatatttaaaaaatatagaaaataagaaTTCTAAGATAAACGAGTTAGAAATAGCTTTATACCTAAATCTGAGTATATGTTACTCCAATGTAGAGAAATATAATGATGCATATGAAAACGTAATGAAAGTGTTAACTatcgataaaaaaaatgcaaaaggTATGTTTCGATTATGTCAAATAGAATTTAATAGATGTAATTTTGATATAGCAAAGGAAAAGatacaaaattttcttaaactATACCCAGATAATGTAgatgcaaaaaaattattgaaaaatattataataaaacaaagtgaacataataaaaaacaaaaggaagccttttcaaaaatttttgaaaaagccTCAGGTCTATATGATGATAGAGAGAAAGAAATTatgcgaaaaaaaaaagaaaaatatgaaaatgatatgaagtcaagaaaggaaaaaaatgaaaaaataatcgATTTTGATGAATGGGAAGTATTAGAAAatgagaaaagaaaaaaagaagatgaagagcaaaaagaaaaacagaaggaaaaagaaagagaaagagaaaaggaaagagaaaaagaaagagaaaaggaaagagagaaagaaagagaaaaggaaaaagaaaaaacaaaaaaaaaaaaaaaatgttcatcAATTACATCCAATACAACGAATAATTCCTCTTATTTAGATATAGATGAAGAagatcaaaaaattatagacgaaactaaaaaaatgggatattgttattttaaaaaagatataaaagaggatgataaaaaattttatgaaaaaaatttaccaaaaaaaatCGAAAATGGGATTAATGATGAtgatttacatttatataaaaatgagaatAAAGCAATATCTTCATGGAATGCTGCTGGAACAacatatgaagaaaaagatatGAGTAAATGGGCCAAAAGTAAAATAGAAGAATGTTTaacaaatattcattttaaaaatatagaaaaatcaGACCAcctaaatttaaataatgaaaatgaatataatttgtCAAATTTACAATATCCAGAAATACTACCAATTCAgtatttatcaaaaattgatataaatgaaataaatgacTTATCCGTTGATGCGCAAATTGTAGTTATACGAGGCACCAAAAGACACATCTTTGAATTCTCTTGTAATTTACATGTTACCTTATATGTTAACATAACAGAATTGCATATTCATAAAGTTATAGTTGAAATAAAAGAACTGTCTAGTGAGTTAGAAGCTGGAAAAACatggaaaaattatataactatcaaaaaaaatgacaaattaaaaatttcgGATAAACTGTTTAACCATATTTATGAAATGTTAATGGATAAGGTAGAAAATCAAATCAAGCTATTCACGGAGGAATACAGCAAATTTTGA
- the PmUG01_12030100 gene encoding MSP7-like protein, putative, with product MYNLRGRNYNMDGDLLYLLNNKLGNIHNIGQNHSNENFNKKLELLKKQIEKIQAYENAYTGMNYDDILGNDLDELTDQKKNIFGMDEEDLDNYDEDFWGQGKTVTKGETEETIAVANTQGTEGVQTTPQPALSTASQDQASGGGSGSTAEHNGTPQAVPSAQSPPGSSGSSSGTESQAQNQVSGTQSPLQKESAPVSNVPSKVKHLDRIYDDVLDKLKRKNEIDETTYHTKYNDFKREYDDFTMNDKEYDMVKKLFEECFKNGAGEGSNTTCLIDVLKKALEDKTFQKKFENFMNGIYSFAKRHNYLNDKRISNEEQYNALLKNVLTLLNTV from the coding sequence ATGTATAACTTAAGGGGGAGGAATTACAATATGGATGGTGATCTATTATATTTGCTGAATAATAAATTGggtaatatacataatattggTCAGAATCATTcgaatgaaaattttaacaaaaaacttgaattattaaaaaagcaaattgaaaaaattcaAGCATATGAAAATGCGTATACAGGAATGAACTATGACGATATTTTAGGCAATGATCTCGATGAATTAACagatcaaaaaaaaaatattttcggAATGGACGAAGAAGATTTAGACAATTACGACGAAGATTTTTGGGGGCAAGGTAAAACAGTAACTAAGGGTGAGACGGAGGAGACAATAGCAGTTGCAAATACTCAAGGAACAGAAGGTGTACAGACTACACCACAACCTGCATTAAGCACTGCATCACAAGATCAAGCTTCTGGAGGTGGTAGTGGATCCACAGCAGAACATAATGGTACACCTCAAGCGGTTCCTTCGGCTCAAAGTCCACCTGGAAGTTCAGGTAGTAGTTCAGGCACAGAAAGTCAAGCACAAAATCAGGTATCCGGAACACAATCTCCGTTACAGAAAGAATCAGCACCAGTTTCAAATGTACCATCGAAGGTTAAACACTTAGACAGAATATATGATGACGTTCttgataaattaaaaagaaaaaacgaaatagaCGAAACTACGTAccatacaaaatataacgaTTTTAAAAGAGAGTATGACGACTTTACTATGAATGATAAGGAGTATGATATGGTTAAAAAACTCTTTGAAGAGTGTTTTAAAAATGGTGCAGGGGAGGGTTCAAATACGACTTGTTTGATTGATGTACTTAAAAAAGCTTTAGAAGATAAaacatttcaaaaaaaatttgaaaattttatgaatggTATTTACAGTTTTGCTAAGcgtcataattatttaaatgacaAACGAATAAGTAATGAGGAGCAGTACAACGCTTTACTCAAAAATGTCTTAACTTTATTAAACACTGTGTGA
- the PmUG01_12030600 gene encoding conserved Plasmodium protein, unknown function — protein sequence MYLIPECCICRLSLKKNLCVEKNCGNIFHYACMKKWISVQKSCPLCKCTCYKKNLLYIYYEINEENKININENLVNKSKDELCEALIKYEAELIKTQNENEKYALEILTLTNKNKILSDTINKNNVKMNEDHCEKLKLKELKDAYLKDKIFLTTKIEEYDKELKKYKIVQNYLDDLNKEDLNKINLLFGFNILTLEEQQNVIHNYIKNCLSNQKKNEIVVKELNKNITEKDDQIQSLKEKLYKYKLNHDITDSNEQVSNDENDTKTIKIKNKIIRRVKTLESVRKNNRNSNDNSIYSKSKTANHNSLLNNSIGFMNFLNKKMNSSESPEQVNVTPKKRKYQPIEIDLLRNKSVDKIFNNLTDKNYHNENKKEYNSEVYSNPTDSGQTVNSLHNYKTQTPTSTSLKLLHTYKINRNKNRKSFPIQSTKITDFFRRI from the coding sequence ATGTACCTTATCCCCGAGTGTTGTATATGTAGATTAAGCTTGAAGAAAAACTTATGTGTAGAAAAGAACTGcggaaatatttttcattatgcCTGTATGAAAAAATGGATATCTGTTCAGAAGTCTTGCCCTCTATGCAAATGTACttgctataaaaaaaatttgttatatatttactacgAAATAAacgaagaaaataaaattaatattaatgaaaatttggtaaataaaagtaaagaTGAATTATGTGAAGCTTTAATAAAATACGAAgctgaattaataaaaactcaaaatgaaaatgagaaATATGCACTTGAAATTTTAAccttaacaaataaaaataaaattttaagtgatactataaataaaaataatgtcaAAATGAATGAAGATCACtgtgaaaaattaaaattaaaagaattaaaagatGCATATCtgaaagataaaatattccTCACAACAAAAATTGAAGAATATGATAAAGAACTAAAGAAATACAAAATCGTACAAAATTATTTGGACgatttaaataaagaagacttaaataaaattaatttattatttggtTTTAACATATTAACCTTAGAAGAACAACAAAATgttattcataattatattaaaaactgTCTAAgtaaccaaaaaaaaaatgaaatagttgttaaagaattaaataaaaatataaccgAAAAAGATGACCAAATTCAAAGTTTAAAAGAgaagttatataaatacaagcTCAATCATGATATAACTGATAGTAATGAACAAGTGTCcaatgatgaaaatgataCAAAAACTATTaagattaaaaataagataattaGACGTGTTAAAACATTAGAATCAGTCAGAAAAAATAACAGAAACAGTAACGACAATTCTATTTATTCCAAGTCAAAAACTGCTAATCATAATAGTCTCTTGAATAATAGTATAGGTTTTAtgaattttcttaataaaaaaatgaacagtTCAGAGTCTCCTGAACAAGTGAATGTTACTCCAAAAAAACGGAAATATCAACCAATTGAAATAGACCTACTTAGAAATAAATCAGTggacaaaatttttaataacctgactgataaaaattatcataacgaaaataaaaaagaatataacaGTGAAGTATATTCCAATCCAACAGATTCCGGTCAAACAGTAAACTCATTACATAACTACAAAACGCAGACGCCTACTTCCACTTCGTTAAAACTTTTGCACACctataaaattaatagaaataaaaataggaaatCCTTTCCAATTCAGTCAACTAAAATAACCGATTTTTTTAGAAGAATTTGA
- the PmUG01_12030500 gene encoding conserved Plasmodium protein, unknown function, translating into MSYPLNNLSLENIANVKIKAYKNVNIYEDREGKEGENENFYNVYILTYIKHIVRIKANLALHGGLYSNYFEKYEEESISNIMYELLLNKNELDKDDKGDKDNEDSKDKGKYGQRSNKDTKPSSINQSIIGGKKEQQPRETGLPERGNLTEEEQKKDLNYSIKELLKKLIKSYKIRENKIFLVTGMLGCGKTTCVSLAIEYFNKFLQIEKNMNNKNNRKNVLFVSPDEGINKKIYKKTPYISRNYQQEDLNTSDSTPTHAKKKIRINCDEPLFNFTPKKNKNNDKMLESKMIKNRITKYTKTSNSTVNSNESASESEEENLIKKNCSFNLRENIYNSNVAQINDNIKNIFENNDLSPLRKNANIRNKIQYEQLFKKNNNYTKEEEADSNEENSEFNEKYRKIVEEIKKEENEERCIYTIRISAYLYRDDLQCIKSILTQLYNYINTEEKMETNLLLNDYIIILEQLLIQINNEKKQTLLIIENVEKFCLQNKQNLLYTLFDLLHKRNISINIICVTNVLDITQTLEKRIKSRFTFEMLHISPILNIEEISKLVYKILYVNLDDFHLIKKYYSVYFTYSDLIKIQKFLQIYNSTMQKEIADEHLLKQWSYDINYGLDIRHIYHTCVDAILSICEYKHILNSNRRTFKNNTLLDSYSGRHAYGGEVENGEEAENGEESENGEESENGEDSSNVYTKGSYLTGGITLSCNDTHAREVDKGMADMREMEYDNYGESRKVGNLSNLGEAIPRKGKKNKNNNDNLSSFVGADKLCFFSKEKRGNVEYLRERQGKLDCTPVKRNFNSGNDSGNDRVGGIGSRSGNDNVRDPDGDAHRQEENFHFDMHMDMSPRKLKENIKFKSNTESQYILNNVQSKFIRKHYIKKVLRDLCSIEYMILCAFTRLYKKEILPKTLYVIILEINKFKQAYPQEQIIGFSVDAYRRSFFRLVDLDIIVLSSYSLSHLNIKNFSNDSFGLHEPTKFPCYDIFLENLESYNLNHNLIQWVKHNTEVMQ; encoded by the coding sequence ATGAGTTATCCATTGAATAACCTGAGCCTGGAGAACATTGCGAATGTTAAAATAAAGGCttacaaaaatgtaaatatatatgaggACAGGGAAGGAAAAGAAggggaaaatgaaaatttctacaatgtttatattttaacatatataaaacatatcgTTAGGATAAAAGCAAATTTGGCTTTACATGGAGGATTATACAGTAATTATTtcgaaaaatatgaagaagaGTCCATCTCAAACATAATgtatgaattattattaaataagaacGAATTGGACAAAGATGATAAGGGTGATAAGGATAATGAGGATAGCAAGGATAAAGGGAAGTATGGGCAAAGGAGTAATAAGGACACAAAGCCGAGTAGCATTAACCAAAGTATCATAGgaggaaaaaaggaacaacAACCAAGAGAAACCGGACTCCCTGAAAGAGGTAACCTAACTGAGGAGGAACAGAAAAAAGATTTGAATTACTCAATTAAAGAATTGctaaaaaagttaattaaGTCATACAAGattagagaaaataaaatattcttagtTACTGGAATGTTAGGGTGTGGGAAAACTACCTGCGTGAGCTTAGCcatagaatattttaataaatttttgcaaattgaaaaaaatatgaacaataagaataatagaaaaaatgttttatttgtttcCCCTGATGAgggtataaataaaaagatatacaaGAAAACTCCCTATATTAGTAGGAATTACCAACAAGAGGATTTGAATACGTCTGACTCTACACCAACTCATGCTAAGAAGAAAATCAGGATTAACTGCGATGAACCGCTTTTTAATTTCACTccaaaaaagaacaaaaacaaTGACAAAATGCTGGAAagtaaaatgataaaaaatagaataacaaaatataccAAAACGAGTAACAGCACGGTAAATTCAAATGAATCCGCTTCAGAGAGTGAGGAAGAGAACctgattaaaaaaaattgctctTTTAATTTGagggaaaatatatataattcaaatgTTGCACAGATAAAtgataacataaaaaatattttcgaAAATAATGATTTATCTCCACTCagaaaaaatgcaaatataaGGAACAAAATTCAATATGAAcaattgtttaaaaaaaataataattatactaAAGAGGAGGAAGCAGATAGTAATGAGGAAAATTCAGagtttaatgaaaaatatcgAAAAATAGtagaagaaattaaaaaagaagaaaatgaagaaagaTGTATTTATACAATTCGTATTAGTGCATATCTATATAGAGACGATTTACAATGTATAAAGTCTATCTTAACACagttatataattacatcAATACAGAGGAAAAGATGGAAACTAATTTATTACtaaatgattatattataatattagaGCAATTGttaattcaaataaataatgaaaagaaacaaacattattaataatagaaaatgtggaaaaattttgtttacaaaataagcaaaatttattatatacctTATTTGATTTACtacataaaagaaatatttctattaacATTATCTGTGTAACTAACGTATTAGATATTACTCAAACattagaaaaaagaattaagtCTAGGTTTACTTTTGAAATGTTACATATATCTcctattttaaatatagaagaaaTTTCGAAATTagtatacaaaatattgtATGTTAATTTAGACGATTTTCatcttattaaaaaatattattctgtttattttacatattcaGATTTGAtcaaaattcaaaaatttttacaaatatataattctacTATGCAGAAAGAAATTGCCGATGAACATTTGTTGAAACAGTGGTCATACGATATAAATTATGGGCTCGACATAAGGCATATATACCACACCTGTGTAGACGCGATTCTCTCCATATGTGAGTACAAGCATATCTTAAATTCGAACAGGCGTACATTTAAGAATAACACACTTCTGGATTCTTACTCCGGTAGGCACGCATACGGGGGGGAAGTAGAAAATGGGGAAGAAGCGGAAAATGGGGAAGAATCAGAAAATGGGGAAGAATCAGAAAATGGAGAAGATTCCTCTAACGTATATACTAAAGGCAGTTACTTAACAGGAGGTATAACCCTTTCGTGTAATGACACACATGCAAGAGAAGTTGATAAGGGCATGGCTGATATGAGAGAAATGGAATACGATAATTATGGGGAGAGCAGAAAAGTAGGTAACCTAAGCAACTTAGGGGAAGCAATACCAAGAAAAGGTAAGAAGAACaagaataataatgataatttatcTTCCTTCGTTGGTGCTGACAAATTATGTTTCTTTTCCAAAGAGAAAAGGGGTAATGTAGAATATTTAAGGGAACGACAAGGTAAATTAGATTGCACTCctgtaaaaagaaattttaacaGCGGGAATGACAGTGGTAATGATAGAGTTGGTGGTATTGGAAGTCGAAGTGGTAATGATAATGTAAGGGATCCTGATGGGGATGCCCATAGACAGGAAGAAAACTTCCACTTTGATATGCACATGGATATGAGTCCGCGTAAATTAaaggaaaacataaaattcaAAAGTAATACGGAAAGCCAATACATATTGAACAACGTTCAGTCCAAGTTTATTAGGAAgcattatattaaaaaggtgTTACGTGATCTATGCTCAATTGAGTATATGATATTATGTGCTTTTACAaggttatataaaaaagagataTTACCAAAAACGTtgtatgtaattatattagaaataaataaatttaaacaaGCGTACCCACAAGAACAAATTATCGGCTTTTCAGTAGATGCTTACAGAAGATCATTCTTTAGATTAGTAGACTTAGACATTATCGTTTTATCCTCTTATTCATTAAGCCATTTGAATATCAAAAATTTTAGTAACGATTCCTTTGGGTTACATGAACCAACCAAATTTCCTTGTTATGATATATTTCTGGAAAACTTGGAATCCTATAATTTAAACCATAATCTAATTCAGTGGGTAAAGCACAATACCGAGGTTATGCAGTAG
- the PmUG01_12030300 gene encoding MSP7-like protein, putative: protein MPIWGNKPNNIPDTTVNENANLKDDKGDAENSEKTFIGQNARGDVNGGVGVVGSGGGGGGNGVSGDESRGGQGENSGSQTEATQQQSAVNVPVTEGRNQTNAQTAAPISAEPPNGAPQVQAAAQHQVGTNSPQIIYLDILYDDLLTDPNKKNIIDESEYHIKYNDFKKKYDAFQINEIEYEIIKKIIDSILTKGTDAAKKNTVITGIFKNILSDEKFEEKFKNFIYGVYIFAKRHSYLNAKKIDNDNKFFGYVGDMMNTL from the exons ATGCCCATTTGgg GAAATAAGCCAAATAATATACCTGATACGACAGTAAATGAAAATGCAAATTTGAAAGACGACAAGGGGGATGCAGAAAATAGTGAAAAAACGTTCATAGGGCAAAATGCAAGGGGGGATGTAAATGGAGGTGTAGGTGTAGTTGGAAGTGGAGGTGGGGGTGGAGGTAATGGTGTAAGTGGAGATGAAAGTCGAGGTGGACAAGGAGAAAATTCGGGAAGTCAAACAGAAGCTACGCAACAGCAGTCTGCCGTAAATGTACCAGTTACAGAAGGTAGAAATCAAACAAATGCACAGACTGCAGCACCAATTTCTGCAGAACCTCCAAACGGAGCACCTCAAGTTCAAGCCGCTGCTCAACACCAAGTTGGTACGAATTCTCCccaaatcatatatttagaCATCCTTTATGATGATTTACTTACTGATCCCAATAAGAAGAATATCATAGATGAAAGTGAGTACCACATTAAATATAAcgactttaaaaaaaagtatgacGCATTTCAGATTAATGAAATTGAATacgaaattattaaaaagattaTAGATTCTATATTAACAAAAGGCACGGATGCTGCTAAAAAGAATACCGTAATAACAGgtatatttaagaatatattaagtGATGAAAAATTcgaagaaaaatttaaaaattttatatacggagtttatatatttgctaAGAGACATAGTTACCTGAACGCTAAGAAAATAGATAACGACAATAAGTTTTTTGGTTATGTGGGTGATATGATGAATACTCTATAG